In one Rutidosis leptorrhynchoides isolate AG116_Rl617_1_P2 chromosome 8, CSIRO_AGI_Rlap_v1, whole genome shotgun sequence genomic region, the following are encoded:
- the LOC139864202 gene encoding GDSL esterase/lipase At1g28570-like, producing MDLRSSTFATLLMMKIVITVVLSNSCLYVNGTSCFPSIISFGDSLADTGNLKQLALISDQQFPLFLWPYGQNFYNHSTGRCSNGRLIIDFLAESIGLPLVPPFVHDKDIDNSIAFGQGINFAVAGATALDSTVLEARGIVNPVTNASLRVQLEWFKQSLPSICGNASDCRKFIGSSLILMGEIGGNDYNYPILEGKSVNEVDSLVPLVTDSIVSAINELIEMGAQTLVVPGNFPIGCSSAYLTVCGSDTQEYDPTTGCLIALNEFAEYQNELLQTKLIQIRELHPNVNIIYADYYNAAMQIYRSPDKFGFTNGALKACCGGGGPFNFNSSANCGLESASVCDQSDTYVSWDGIHLTEAAYKLIASNLFQGAFTTPQFNSLCPTSNLLSYM from the exons ATGGATTTAAGATCCAGCACATTTGCTACTTTGTTGATGATGAAGATTGTGATCACGGTGGTGTTAAGTAACAGTTGTTTGTATGTTAACGGAACATCATGTTTTCCGTCCATCATCAGTTTCGGTGACTCGCTTGCTGACACTGGTAACTTGAAACAATTGGCTTTAATATCCGATCAACAGTTTCCACTTTTTTTATGGCCTTACGGCCAAAACTTTTATAATCACTCAACTGGACGCTGCTCCAATGGACGTCTCATCATCGATTTTCTAG CGGAGAGTATTGGGTTGCCATTGGTGCCGCCATTTGTACACGACAAAGATATTGACAACTCCATTGCATTTGGACAAGGTATAAATTTTGCGGTGGCAGGTGCAACAGCATTGGATTCAACCGTTCTTGAAGCAAGAGGGATTGTAAATCCTGTGACAAATGCATCGTTACGAGTCCAGTTGGAATGGTTTAAACAATCACTACCTTCTATTTGTGGCAATGCATCAG ATTGTCGAAAATTTATTGGAAGTTCGTTGATCCTAATGGGAGAGATAGGAGGAAACGATTACAATTATCCGATATTAGAAGGGAAATCAGTCAATGAGGTTGACTCTTTGGTTCCTCTTGTTACTGATTCCATCGTCTCAGCAATTAAT GAGTTGATTGAGATGGGGGCTCAAACGCTAGTTGTTCCAGGAAACTTTCCGATTGGATGTTCTTCGGCGTATTTAACAGTATGTGGTTCTGATACGCAAGAGTATGATCCCACAACCGGTTGTCTCATCGCACTAAATGAATTTGCTGAATATCAAAACGAACTACTGCAAACAAAACTAATTCAGATTCGAGAGCTTCATCCTAATGTCAACATCATTTATGCCGATTACTACAATGCTGCCATGCAAATCTACCGTTCCCCAGATAAATTTG GATTTACGAATGGGGCTCTGAAGGCTTGTTGTGGAGGTGGAGGGCCGTTTAACTTCAACTCATCGGCAAATTGTGGATTAGAATCTGCAAGCGTGTGTGATCAATCGGATACATACGTTAGTTGGGATGGTATACATTTAACAGAAGCGGCATACAAACTAATTGCTAGTAATTTATTTCAAGGGGCATTTACTACACCTCAGTTTAATTCTTTGTGTCCTACATCGAATCTATTGAGTTATATGTAA